The sequence CGTGGGAGTACATCAAATGGAcggatttatatttttttgaaaaagaaaagaaaacatttcttttcttctaccGCCGGTGTAATTTCTAGTAATTTGCCGACAAACAATCCGAAGGCCATTTACctccgattgttttttttttctttttctgctgaGTCTGTAtggggttaaaaaaaaaatgactgtgGAATAGACACAGGCGATTTTGTTAGATAATTAAAGGTAGTTTGATgcacgaagaaaacaaaaagcaaaaaggtTCAGTGACATTTTGCACGGCGCCACATTAGAGATCATATATGAACTGGACATTAGGCGAGACATGTATATAGCCTTGTATATACATGTTTATAATACGACTACTgaacgtacaaaaaaaagaaagggaaatttTATCTATGGGGGGGGTTGAGggtatcatcatcatcatataACAATGAAAAGTATCCCGGAGACAATTAGGTGCATTGCGGGCGGTTTATGATGGGCTCGTCACGTTGTGACTTAAGAAGACTGTCGGAAGAAGTTTTTTGTCGAATAACATTAAGTCCGTGAGATGCACACAGGACAACAATAGCCACTTACAAGTAACATATGCATACCCCTTCATTAAATTTGTCTATTTTTAggccacgttttttttttttttaaataaaaaagaagaatgccAATTCTTTTAAGTCAACAAttgggttctttttttttctttgcgatTTTAATTCGCTTTTGTTCGATAATAGAACTCTATAAAAGACAATGTACATTTTTCTCTGCGTgtgcacgaagaaaaaaaaagatcatatAACGTTGCGCAAGTTCGTTCATCCCGCGCAACGCGTGAAGTGGAAAAACGCGTTGTTTTAAATCGCTTGTGTTGATCGTATGAACCGCCAACAACGGGGAAATGACGGATTGcatcgaaaacaacaaaaaaaaatatcaaacaatttttttttcacctgtttttttttttagcgagaagaaaacaatttctcTTACAGCTTTCGGCTCCACGTGCAACACGTTTCCCTTTTCCTGGACACATTCGGACGTGCTGTTTGGTTTTTTCGCGGGGGGGAcactgaataaaaaattttcttttagtttaTCGCAGCAATcgtcgctcttttttttctggaaaaaaactaaaaggaacaaacaataaaaaaaaaaaaatacaaaacatatCCTGTTGAACTTGGGCAAGAAGCGCTGGCAAAACCTGAAGGTTAATGGAACTTACCTCTCGGTTATCATCTCAAGATGGCCGTAAGgcatgtgttttgttttacgtatatatttctttccttccacaattttttttttggaagaaaaaaaaaagagttgattTCAATCttatttcgttgttttttttttgttcccgcAAAGAGACTCTCACTCTCATTTTCAAACTTCTCATTGAGGGGGGGACGCTCAaggtgttttaaaaaaaaaccataaaaaaagaagaacagtGTCTTCCATCGTCGCCAGTTCTCTATGATTATGGAACTTGAGGAGCTGTTGCCTTAAGAACTGGAAAGGGAAATGAACGCCAGACACCCCCAAAGAGGCCAACACATAAATCGGGATAGTCTAgaagaaagagggggggggccAAAGTTCTTCTTGGTCGTATATTATCATCATTACATATTATACCTGGTCGTAATGCAACGAAAGGGAAAACGCGTGTGATCCTCATCCGCAGCAACCGGTTGCGCCGGAACCTTGACCTTTACATTTGAAAGGGCTATAGGTACCAATGCACTTCTTATTCATCCCTCCACCGTACGcgtcttctccttttcttttaaggttatttctctttctgtgCTTTCCAGAAAGAATCTGGCTGCATTTGTGTAGGATGTGCAACCTCGAAAACAACTTGTtgtttctcaatttttttgtttagtttttcttacCTTGTCAAGACCGCAAAGGTCAGATGTTGGCATTTGAACCATTGCGACTGTTCTGGGTGTCTCCAGTTGTCAGTAGTTGCAGCCAAACCGCTGACAATTGTTTAGTCTTTCTATGCTGTCGAGTTTCGAAATTAGGGCTTAGGATTTCCTTGATTTCAAACGTTCTTTTGACGATGGTAATCCAAcctgaaagagagaaaaaaaaagatgatgaagcTTAATCATAGCTCTGAATTTCCTTCTCGTTTCAAAATGACACGATTCATTTTTCGTCTGCAAAATTATGCAAACGAGAcgtgtttttttcctcgttttttttttattcaccaACGAATTAGGAGAGCTTGGGGGATTGTATGCTATCCCTAACCTTTTAAgcaaaatgaattatttaaaacattttaattcgCAAATTTATGACCACGAGAAACTGAAAATGTGCGACAAAAATGTTGCCATGCTAATTTTTCAGCAACAAAATCCTCAGGCTAAGGAATTCTTTTCGTGAAGAAGTTCgccgttttaaaaataatcagcaagtacaggaaaaaaaaaaaaaaaaaaaaagccagaaCAAGTTTAGCCTTGATTGCTGGATATGGGCGTCATCTTCAGCTTCAACGTGTGGTTCTCATCTGGAAAATTGCAGATTACTATCATTTGGGAACTTGCCTGTTTTTGacggaggaaaacaaaaatatgaattGATCCAACCCAAAGCACGAGATGTAAAACATCGTGTAGCTAGGCGAAATGAAATTAGCTGTTTTTGTTCGATGCCACTGACCATCACGGGCTGTCTCCCCCggaattctttgttttcacgTTGTCCAGCCCAAGGCGAATGGTGAAAGCCTCGCTTAATATTTGGTGGTTAACTATGGGAAAACATGACAGGCCGGCGGTCGTGAATCCTCCAACGAACATACGATAATTTTTCGAGATAGCCTGAAGGAGAAGGATAAAAATTGCTTTGCTTGTCTGATGCAGGTCTAACTCTTTCgtaaccattttgttttacattgtTGTGAAAATACGAATTCCTACGCCATCTATCCGTCGTAGAGTATACTATTTCAAATTTTGGCTAAAACTAAATTACCTCAGCAGAAATCACATCAAGCAATACAACAGACAAAGGGAAGGGCAATTTTGCCATCAAACTCCATGTTCTTGACCCGATTGGTGACTAATGTGCTCTCACGATATCTCATACTAGTACTACGACTTTTTAACGTGACTGACGCCACACATCATCAGATTAATCCTTCCGGCTTCACGTAATTTTGCGGCCTCGTTTCACAGCCCGGCGGAGTGTACAAACCCCTAATGAGTCACGTGTTTATCATCAATCGTTTTGGCATTGATATGCacatttttttagcttttttgcTAATAATTTGAGGCcttggtaaataaaaaaaaaataggaggtAAGAAACCAGTTGAAAACAAGATTTTCCATTGTACAAGCGTTAGCAGAAGGTAAAAATTTCTTGCAGTTTAATTGAGTTCCAATGGTAGTAACTAAAAAGAATTTGTCGGTAAAAACATTCTTTCTTAATCAACACTTCTTTGAATTCtatggtaaaacaaaaacttttcgACTCCAATAGGAAAAATACAGCCAAAATTTGATATACGACcctgccagggatcgaacctggaatctcttGATCCGTAGTCaagcgcgttatccattgcgccacaagGCCATAAAATCAATGTGTACTAAAACTCAAGTGAAAGATGGAAGATTTCCAGTTTTTAGGGGTAAGCGTTCCATTGCTTGACTACtcgtgaattttatttttctcatttaaaaatcacatAACAGGCAAATTGCAACAGCAGACTCACGCATAATGAgagaaatcaattttaaattgaCAATTTATTACTAGTGATCTACGGGAGGTTCAGTTTTAGTAATCTTATAACGTGCGACAAAACACAACAGGCAGGTGTGAACACACTAGGGGAGATAAATACATTTTACtgtattcttttttgtgtgtgaagtCATTTCGCatgaaaaacgaagagaaaatgttaaataaTTCTGTATACAGAGCTGTGAGAAAATCAATAGTAAATGAAGAGAATAATTTGGTTACAGTTAGGAATTTGAAAATCCGAGTGCACAACATTGTCAATACTACATCTCCGTAAGTAAATTCTATTTCACACATTTAATTAaacaacctaaaaaaaaaaaaaacgtccctGGCAGGAAGGTAGAAAGGTCAAATTTCGGTTAAGGTCGATTTTGATTAAGATTTGATAGATATAGGtgttttaattcaattttagGGTGGTGTTCAAAGAGAGCGGCTCGATTTTGGCCTTCGCCTTTCTTCACCCAATGCGCGTACACTCGGAACGCACAGGCATCGATCACCTAAACCGAATTCGATATTCGTTCAAAAACCAAAAGCCATTTGCATTGGTGCAGAATGTTCAAGAAGACGCTGTTTAGATTGTTACCTTTCGAACTGCTTTCATGCGATAAGGATCACGGCGAGCGACCATGATGGACAGAGGTTCAGGAGTCAATTTCAACCGTCGGATGCGGACCATTGACTGAACGCATAAAATACCGAAGCGGAACATCCGACGTGCGTTAAATACTCGACCATGGTAGTGCTGTCAATAACACAAAGATAAATTAGACAATAATAGACAGACAATGCGAAACAACCAAATTACTATAATAAgataaataacatttttaaaaaatcttatgATGGAAAACATTGGTCGTTAAGTGGTCTTAGCGAAAGGCAAGTGACACAGCTAACGTTCCAGGTTTCACGGCGGGTATTATTTTGATCAAAAACACAGTTGGGAGGAGAGTCTGAAGAAGTAGGAACTCACGGTCGTTCCAGGTGCTGCTAACCCAGTCGACGAAGAAAGAATGCTGAAATCATCGGGTCGCTGCCACCACAAATCCCCACAAAAGAACACAGCAGGCAAATGCAGCGCatgttgattttttgtttgtttttttggttcgAGGTGGGCAACAAGAATAAATTAGTGAAAGTACTTCACACAATCCTAATGAGTTACGTAATACGACGACGATCAATTTTCAAATTGACAATAAGTTTAGTGGTAACTGAtgcacaaaaataaaaaagaagaaaataaaggaagGGCCTATACATGCTAGACACTGACGATTTCCGTTATTAAACGCGGAAAAGCCGAAAACGCGTTTCTACAGGCTATTTTATTGCACTACATGGATGGGGAAAGCTTTCCGCATGGGGAGAGAAAACGCAAGCTTGATTCTACTTCTTTCAAACTCGTTAAGCCAAAAAGCGACAACACGGGACAGTGGAGTCGAAGGATGCAGGGGGCATTTAACTAATTATTACTAATGATAACATGGATAAATGGCAAAGCTAGACACATAACTTACGAGAACTTGGAAAAATTCGTGTTTAAGTGCTTCGTCCACTGTGAGACGTCGCTTGGGGTCAAGAATGAGGAGCTTAGAGATGAGATCTTTAGGAGCATCTGGCCGATAAATTTCGAATGCgttaaagttttaaaaacaaaaaagtgaataaaataaaagaatagaaaaatacCTGTGATATCATCCCACTCGGGGGAAGTAAAGCTATAACGGCCCTCCATAATATTGCGAAGCATTATCATTTGCTTCCGATGCCAAAATGGGGGGCAGCCAATCAGTCTGTAAAAATATCATCAGTATTTTGCTACCAAACCGACATGAGCTATCCTAATTATATAACTTACAGGGTAAACATGATGACTCCACACGCCCACCTAACATATCAGATTGTAGgcattaataaaaaataaaattttatttcattatttgGTAAGATCTCACATATCAACTTCCTTGCTGTAGCCATCAAATCCCTCAAACATATTTGACTTCAGAAGCTCAGGGGCAAGGTATCCTGGTGTACCAACCAACTCTATTGATGTTTGATTAATGATCAAAATAGTGTTTGGCTAAAatttaagaataaaatttACCAAACAACTTTTCTCCAGGTTGAAGTATCCTTGCAAAGCCAAAATCTGTTAATTTTACATTCAAATTGTCATCTAAAAGAATGTTTTCTGGCTTAAGATCACGATGTACAATGTTCATTCTGTGAACATGTTGTAGGGCTTCAAACAATTGTTTCATAATATACCTGTACACAAAATTCATAATGCAAACATTACCAAATAATATAACAAGAAAGGtatactttgttttcttctcagAGAGAGTAACAACACTGGTGAGGTAGTCAAAAAGCTCTCCATTTCGGCACAgctcaaaaacaagaaatatgaAGGTTTCCGATTCAAACACATCATGAAGTTCAACTATAAAAGATCTTGGTATTAAAGTTGTgtgttttgcatttttctatttttttattttttacttatgTAAGGATGTCCTGCTACTCTTCGTAAAATGGCAATTTCCCGTAAGGTAGATTCTCTCATGGCAGGTCCTTCAGTTTCTGATGGATCACCATTTATGTCCATAATTTTACAGGCATACTCtcttcctgtttctttttcaacgcATCTTCTAACTGTTGAACTAACGCCTCTGTAAAGAATAACTTGGTCGTTTAAAGACGTAATTGTAGCGTTAAGCGTGATATGGTTGAATGCACCTTCCAAGGATCTCTTTGGGTTCATACTTCGCGTAGAACTCTTTGGCTACGTCCTTATCCGGTAACACATCGTCTGTTTCGTCTCTCGCCATCGGAGATTAGAAGTACAActaaagaatatttttttttcttgtaccaGGATTTAACTCGGATCAGAGGAATCGTATACGAACTCTAAGGTACAGTACTTGTTAAGGTCGTCTGGCTGGTATGTGGTTTAGGCAAAACAAAGTCAGCCAAAGTCACGACATCTATGTTGAAAAGCTGTATTATCCCTCTTAACATATCACAAGTTATGACATTATCACGTTTGCGATCTTAACTTTGTCCGGTGAAATAAAAACCCAAAATAAAGGATGAAAgataaataggaaaattaaaaacagcGAAACATAATTTtgcattggttttttttatggtcTGCAGTATCAGGTTTGAAAGAGTCGATCTCAATAACATTTTTGTCACGAAAATTGGAAACCAATTTATACAATACAATATATAATAGGAGGCATCTATGTTAAGGTATGGGCCCTGTAAGCAAGTCAGAAAAGCTGGACAAGATATGAGGTACTGCCATCTTTCCATTTGGGATCTTCGGCGACCGTTGAACGACACATCGGGCATGTTCTCTCCCTATCCAGCCACATCGACAGGCAATCCTCGCAGAATATATGTTTGCAAGAAAGGAACGTAGGCTTTCGGTAGCTATCATGACAAATGGGGCACATTGGGCCTGCATCTTGTAGTTGTTCATTGGTAGGAAGGCTTCCATAGCACTAGATGAATGACCAAAATAACAGGAATAAATTTTAGCAAGACAAGTTTTAGAAGACATAAGCTTACTGTGCTTTGAAAAAGTTTTGACACTGAGAGCTTCCATTTGGTTACAAGTTTGACAGCCCTATAAGCTTTGCAGGTCAAATAAATCCCACACAGGCAGACTCCAATGAGGGTATCGTAATAATACAAGCTTGAATTTTCACTTGATTGACTGGTTAGAAGGTAGTGAATCCATGGTGGGACTGCAGCTAGGGCTCGGTAAAGGTGAGACGATCTTTCAACGAAGGCGAAATATTTCCCCTGAACGCAATATGAATCGAGAGATTCTAAACCGACAAGTAACCAACAAATGCTTTAAGTTTCATACCCGGTgtgaaataggaaaaaatccTAGTGGAAACGAAACTAGCAGTCCTTTTAAAAAGACTGTAAAAAGTTTCAGGATATGATCAGTTGTCGTCACGACCCAAAGCAAATTGGCCAATGACAGCGGCGCAGAATTCGGCGGGAAAACCAAAAGGCTAGTCGAAGTAAGCAACTTTTATGAGTTATACCACTAATTAAACAGATTTCTTTGATAACAAACCTGTGGTAAAATTCACTGTCACCGCACAGGAAGTGCACTAGTAAGGTGCAGGCAACAATGTTTACGGTTATTATTCCCAAGGGTTTCAGTTCCCTTTTGCCTTGTTTAGCAACTTCTCTCTGTACAGTCCTATCAGCATGGATAAAAGTCACAACCAATGCCAAAATAACAAGTATATCTGAAACATTAATTTAAATTggataaaaaaatatcagcTATTTAACAACAAGTGATTTATGTACCTGAGGTGTGTTTGTAAATTTCcttaaataaaattagaattaaaaaaggaaTGTAAGTCAGAAGTGTTTGCAGAACACCATACATCTCTGGATTCTGTTCCAGAAATAGGTTGATAGCTGAGAAGGGATTAGTTGACACATTGGTTGCTGGTTGGGTTGTAGGAGAACTGGGAAGGGTGTGCGCATTTGAAGGTGACTGGTTCAAAATGGGACTGTCTGAACTAGATATGTCTACAGCGGTTTCAATGTTAGTGGCTGGTTGTCCTTGACCACTGGGCTGTGTTAAACTTTCTCTCTGCCGTGCTGGCAATCTCTGACCTTGTAGCCATTGTGACAGTACAAGTTGCTGACTGTTTCCTTGCTGAATTTGGAATCTCCAAGTAGGACTATAATATAAAGTAAATTATGCAGTTAACAAAGTGGATTTCACAATGCTGTACCTTCCAAATGTTAACTGGAAAGGTGAagttggtggtggtggtctACTTGCCATTCCTTCTTCTGGAAATAACCTAGAAAATTGTAGGTCACTGTTAGGAATCTATACaaattgtaaaaatgaaacatccTTAACCTGATCAATtgcaaaaatttaatttagtAATAGAACGCTTCATTTCATCAAATAACGATTCCTAGTTGCCGAATCTTCTAGCAGATGATTGTTTCTTTCCTGGAATTCGTTACAAGGGTTACAGAAAGAAAcggtaaattttttaaataccgaAAATAGGCCAAAAGTCACTAAAGTCTTGAAAGATTAAAGTGCTATGAAAAACACGTTCGATGCTAGATAAACGTTGCGTCAGCTGAGATATTTTTGATAACTTTTGTTAGCTCGCAGCACTTTACTCTGAAAAGCTACATTAGGTTTATCTGGAACCGTACATTTGTTATTGCTTAAGAACGTATCTCGAGCTCGCCCGTCATCTGCAACGTGAGGGTGCCATATTGCGTCTCTAGATGTCGCCTTGGCGGTTTCCGGTTTCTTTGTATTTCATATTAGTGGCAATCCTGCTGTCAAAAAATTTAGGCGCGAATGGATTCACATCGAACAGATCTGTGTAAGGTTGAAAGCGAAACTTTGTTGCTTACGAGTAATTTGTCATTTCAGTATATTGCTTGTTATCCTTGTCTACACTTCACATTTAATTTATCATGAAGAAACCATTGAAAAAGGATGTCTACAGCCTTGGTAGACACAAAGTTATTGAGTGTGATAAAACTGAAAATGCCCAGGAAGTGAGACTTGTTGTTTCCCCTATTGACGAAACTCAGAGATGTAAGAAGATTTGCATTCTAAGAGACTTCTGGTAGTAAGAAATGTTATACATAATTTTAGTGTGATGGTAcagtttatttttcctttcacaTAGGCTAAACACATTTGTCAATATGGGGGATGTAATTCACATCCATGCTGATTGGTATGAATCCTTTGACGAAAATTTTGAAAGCTATGACTTAGCTATAATTGACTGTAGAAGTGGTCTAATTGTTGTCAAACCAGATCTGCTAATATCAGGAACCTCAGTTGTTTCCTCCCTCTTTTGTCAGCGTAAAGCTGTGCTCTCTGAGAGATTTCGTGGTATTGAGCCCACCAACCAGGTTATGTTAAATGGAACTCTGGTTCACCGCCTTTTACAAAAAGTATGTATTGGTTATCCTGAGTGCTTGTACAAACAGATAAATTTGTATGTGCAATTTTATTAGGCTTTAATTGGAAAATTCTACGACACTCCTTCTCTGAATCAAATCGCCGACGCGTTACTCAGTGATCCCGCAACGATTCATGATCTCTATGGAGCCAATATACTGAAATGTAATCTGAAAGAAAGTATTTCGGGTTATATCCCAATGGTCAAGACTTTTATTGATAAATACGTCGTCGATACAAGTCCATACCTTCCGCATGAAACTGATACGAAAAAGATA comes from Daphnia carinata strain CSIRO-1 chromosome 2, CSIRO_AGI_Dcar_HiC_V3, whole genome shotgun sequence and encodes:
- the LOC130686618 gene encoding RING finger and transmembrane domain-containing protein 2-like, producing the protein MASRPPPPTSPFQLTFGSPTWRFQIQQGNSQQLVLSQWLQGQRLPARQRESLTQPSGQGQPATNIETAVDISSSDSPILNQSPSNAHTLPSSPTTQPATNVSTNPFSAINLFLEQNPEMYGVLQTLLTYIPFLILILFKEIYKHTSDILVILALVVTFIHADRTVQREVAKQGKRELKPLGIITVNIVACTLLVHFLCGDSEFYHSLLVFPPNSAPLSLANLLWVVTTTDHILKLFTVFLKGLLVSFPLGFFPISHRGKYFAFVERSSHLYRALAAVPPWIHYLLTSQSSENSSLYYYDTLIGVCLCGIYLTCKAYRAVKLVTKWKLSVSKLFQSTCYGSLPTNEQLQDAGPMCPICHDSYRKPTFLSCKHIFCEDCLSMWLDRERTCPMCRSTVAEDPKWKDGSTSYLVQLF
- the LOC130686619 gene encoding phosphorylase b kinase gamma catalytic chain, skeletal muscle/heart isoform-like isoform X2 produces the protein MARDETDDVLPDKDVAKEFYAKYEPKEILGRGVSSTVRRCVEKETGREYACKIMDINGDPSETEGPAMRESTLREIAILRRVAGHPYIIELHDVFESETFIFLVFELCRNGELFDYLTSVVTLSEKKTKYIMKQLFEALQHVHRMNIVHRDLKPENILLDDNLNVKLTDFGFARILQPGEKLFELVGTPGYLAPELLKSNMFEGFDGYSKEVDMWACGVIMFTLLIGCPPFWHRKQMIMLRNIMEGRYSFTSPEWDDITDAPKDLISKLLILDPKRRLTVDEALKHEFFQVLHYHGRVFNARRMFRFGILCVQSMVRIRRLKLTPEPLSIMVARRDPYRMKAVRKVIDACAFRVYAHWVKKGEGQNRAALFEHHPKIELKHLYLSNLNQNRP
- the LOC130686619 gene encoding phosphorylase b kinase gamma catalytic chain, skeletal muscle/heart isoform-like isoform X1, yielding MARDETDDVLPDKDVAKEFYAKYEPKEILGRGVSSTVRRCVEKETGREYACKIMDINGDPSETEGPAMRESTLREIAILRRVAGHPYIIELHDVFESETFIFLVFELCRNGELFDYLTSVVTLSEKKTKYIMKQLFEALQHVHRMNIVHRDLKPENILLDDNLNVKLTDFGFARILQPGEKLFELVGTPGYLAPELLKSNMFEGFDGYSKEVDMWACGVIMFTLLIGCPPFWHRKQMIMLRNIMEGRYSFTSPEWDDITDAPKDLISKLLILDPKRRLTVDEALKHEFFQVLRPDDFSILSSSTGLAAPGTTHYHGRVFNARRMFRFGILCVQSMVRIRRLKLTPEPLSIMVARRDPYRMKAVRKVIDACAFRVYAHWVKKGEGQNRAALFEHHPKIELKHLYLSNLNQNRP